TTAAATTACGTAAAACAATCGAAGTTTGTATTGATAGACTAATGCAAACATAACGCTTGATCTATATCTTGAATACTTTAATGATCCGCGTGGAACCGATGTTTTGATTGCTAAGCGGAGCGTTTGATTTGCGCGTTCAATATCCGCTCTCTTTACTCTTTGCGTCGCCTTTCAAACCCCCGACCATACTAAAACGAAACGCCTTGATCCCGCTCTCTCTCGTCGTAGTCGTTATGTTTTAGATTTAACGATCGTAAGGCGAGGATTGCCCCCGTCCGCTCTCTCTTGCCCGCCGCTCCATACCCTACGCGCCTGCGTTCGCAAACAAACGGGCGCTTCGCGGGAATGACGGGAGGGAAGGCGCCGCCGGTTTTGGTAAAGCGCGGTAAGGCGAGCGTAAGAGGCGCGACCGCAACAAGCTGAAAATAACGTCGTATTGGTTTATCGACGTTTTAAGATTTATTAAGCGCTTATAACAAGCCGCGTTTTATTATAGACGCTTGGCGCGAGTTGAAACGCAAAACTTTAATCGCGGCGATAACGATCGGGAGAATGTCGCGCGCGGGCTAGATTTATCGATCTGCTAGCTTTTGAGGTCGAATTTGCAAAATCGCAACGCCTAAAGGGCGGTAAAACAAGACTATTTTGCCGATTTGCGGTTTTGTTAAATTATGACGCGGCGCAAGCTGGGAAGCTGCATCGTTAGGCAATGGATCGATCCGTGCTGGCGCGCCGCTACGCTTGCGTTAAGCGCGATTATCTCGCGATCCTTAAAAGCGGTTTTTAGCGCCGCCAACGCCTTTTCGTCGCTATCAACGCCGTAGATCGGCGCGATCGCGGCGCCGTTGATAATCAAAAAATTCGCGTATGTCGCGGGCAGTCTTTCGCCCTCGTAATAGATCGGATCGCACATCGGCAACTCCACAAAACGATACGGCGCCCCGTTCGCTTTTTTGAACGCCAAAATCTCCTCTTTCATCGCTTTTAGCGCGTCGTAATGGCTATCGTTAGGATTGTCGCAACCGACAAAAGCTATCGTGTCAGGATCGCAAAATCGAGCCAAAGTATCTATATGAGCGTCGGTATCGTCGTTTTCCAAACGCCCGTTTTTCACCCACAAAACCCGCTTCGCGCCCAGATCGCGCCTAAAACGCGCCTCAAAATCAGCTTTGCTCCAACGCGCGTTGCGATTTGGCGCAAACAGGCAGTTTTCGGTGGTCATAATCGTTCCCGCGCCGTCGCTTTCGATACTGCCGCCCTCCAAAATCCAGCCCGTTTTTATTACTCTCGCGCCGCCGAAAAAGCCTTGCGCTTTCAAGCCTTCGGTAATTTGGTTGTCGTAATTGGCGGCGAACTTTAGTCCCCAGCCGTTGAACTCGAAGTCCAGAAACGCCGTTTCGCCGTTATCCTCGATCGCGATCGCGCCAAAATCGCGCGCCCACGTGTCGTTTGTCGGCAGTTGCGCGCAAACGACGCGATCGTTCCCAAAGCGCCTAAACGCTTCGTCGGCGTTTTCGCAGATCAAGATCGCCTTTTCAAAGCGCGTTATCGCCGCGATCAGCGACTCGTAAAACTCCAAAATCTCGCCCATATACGGCGCCCAATCGCCCCCTTCGCGCGGCAGAGCGAGCAAGACTCCGCTCTGTTCCTCCCACTCCGCGATCGCTCTACGGCTCATAACGCTCCTTCACTAAATCTACACATTTTCACGAAAAAATCTTAAACTTATTTCCCAATTTTAAGGAGTTATCGATGAAACAGTTGATCGTTTTAGCGATCGCCTCGTGCGTCGCTTTCGCTGCGCCGAAAGTTACCTTTCAAGATTATGAAAACGGCGCTATAACGCGCGAGCAGCCCTCCTCGGGCGCTCTTGCCTCTTACGCGCGGATACTCAAAAACGCGCGACAAAGCGTGGTGAACGTCTCGATCCAAAAGAGCGTGCGAACGCCGCAAATACAGGTTTCGCCCTTTTTTAACGATCCGTTTTTCCGTCAGTTTTTTGACGACGGACGCTTCAACATTCCGCGCGAGCGTATCGAGCGATCGCTGGGTAGCGGCGTGATTATCAGCGCGGACGGCTATATCGTAACCAACAATCACGTCGTCGAAGACGCGAATAAGGTGATCGTAACGCTGGCAAACAGCAAAGAGGAGTTCGAGGCTAAAGTGATCGGCAGCGATCCGAAAAGCGATCTGGCGGTAATCAAGATCGAGGCGAAAAATCTGCGCCCCGCGATCTTTTTTGATTCGGACAACGTAGAGGTGGGCGACGTGGTTTTCGCCATCGGCAACCCTTTTGGCGTGGGCGAAACCATTACCACGGGCGTGGTATCCGCGACAAACCGCACGGCGGTCGGCATCGTGGAATACGAAGACTTTATCCAAACCGACGCGGCGATCAATCCGGGCAACAGCGGCGGCGCGCTGGTCAATTCCACAGGCGCTTTGATCGGGGTAAATAGCGCGATCTTGACGCGAAGCGGCGCAAATCACGGCGTGGGTTTTTCGATTCCTAGCAATATGGTAAAAAAGATCGCCGAGCAGCTTATTGAGAGCGGCGAAGTTACCCGCGCTTGGCTTGGCGTGAGCATAAGCGATTTAAGCGAGGATTTGCACGAGTTTTACGGCAAAAAAGAGGGCGCGGTGGTAATTAGCGTCGAACCGAAATCGCCCGCCGACAAAGCGGGGCTAAAACGCGGCGATCTGATAATCAAGGTGGATTCCAAAGCGATCGACGGCGCAAATTCGCTTCGCAATACGATCGGCGCGTTGCCGCCAAATAAGAAGGTGGCGTTAGAGGTTGTGCGCGATAAAAAGACGATTACCATTAGCGCCGCGCTAACCTCTTTGGACAAAGGCTCGATCGCGGCGGCAAAAAGCGACTACAAAGGCTTAACTATCGCGCCGCTAACGGACGAAGCGCGATCTCGCCTTCGCCTGTCTAGGGAGTCGCGCGGCGTGATAGTCGATAGCGTAGCGGATAATTCGGAGGCAAGCAAAGCGGGCTTCGCGAGCGGCGACGTGATCGTGCAGGTGGAATCTACGGAGATTTCCGATATAGATTCATTCAAAAAAGCGATCGCCGGTAACGCGAAAAAACGTTTCTACGTCCTTAGGCGCGGCGTTATTTTTATCGCGGTTTTATAACGCCGCCTAGTTGAAAGAGCTTTGCGCTATTTGCGCGAGGAGACCCGCTTGGGCGCTCCTCGCGTTACTTTGGGCGCCGCGTTTTAGCGCCGCGGCAATCAATAAAAGCTCTTTATGGTCGCTCTCCGTCGCGTGTCGTTGCGTAATTATAAGTTGAGACGCTTGATAAAATCTTTGACTTAAACGGCATAGATCGCTTTTTCTCCGGCGGGGCGGGAGCGAAAGCGTTTATACTCCCATATATATTGTTTAAGATCGAGATTTACGCATATCTCGATAGATCGGTTAAGCGCCGTTGCGGCGATTTTCTCGTCGGGATTATATATGTTTTGATCTACTTCTGAAAAGATAAGCATAAAACCGTTTTGGCTACGCAACGCTACGCCGCAAACGACGATCGCGCCCGTTTTCTGCGCCGCTTTTTGCAAAAAAGTGGGGGTTAGCGCCTCCACGCCAAAAAACGGCGCGAAAACTCCGCCCGCCCGTTTTGCGGGCTGAGTATCGGGTAGGATCGCCGTAACCGCGCCCTTGCTAAGCTCCCTAAACAACCTTGTCACTCCTTTCGCGTTCGCGGGAGCGGAGATCATGCCAACCTTGTCGCGGATAGCGACCAAAAGCGGTTCCAAATCCTTAATTTTCGGCGGTTCGTAAAGCGCGATAAAGGTCGATTTCGAGGCTAAAAAGTGCCTCATCATCTCCCAATTTCCCACATGCGGCGCAAGCAAAATCACCCCTTTTTTTGCCGCGATCGCCTCGTCTAACAGACTCTCGTTCTCCGTTTTCTCGACGAGTTCCAGACAGCGTTTATGCTCCCACATACACAGCGCGCCCATCTCGGCGGCGGTTTTAGCCGATTCAATCAAGCTCTCTCGCGCTAGTTTTTTGCGTTCGGCGGCGCTTAGCGAAGGAAAACATATCTCAAGGTTTTTCAGCGTTACGCGCTTGTGCGTCGTGGGAAAATACCAGCCGATCACGGCTATAAACGCGCCAAAGCGCCGCGCGTTTTTCAGCGAAAGCGCGGCTAGAAACCTCAAAAGCCGCTTGGCGCCGAATACGCCGTAACGATATTTGCGCCGCTTACTCTTCGTCATTGTCCGCTTTGCCGTCGTCGATATTTTCGATCTTAATCGACAGATATAGCAGTTGCGCGCACTCGATCAGCGCTTTGGAGGCATTGACTACCGCGCGGTTAATCGATATAAAAGTCGGAGAGGTAGATTGCGCCACGTCGCCGCTTTTGATCGCTCTTGTGATCGTATTTAGAGCGCTGCGATCCTCGTTTTGGATTTCGGTTAGAATTTTTGAGAGCATTGCCGATAGGTTCTTTTCGTTCTCTTCGTCGGACTGCATAGACAGCCGCAGATATTTAACGAGCCG
This Helicobacteraceae bacterium DNA region includes the following protein-coding sequences:
- a CDS encoding agmatine deiminase family protein, with product MSRRAIAEWEEQSGVLLALPREGGDWAPYMGEILEFYESLIAAITRFEKAILICENADEAFRRFGNDRVVCAQLPTNDTWARDFGAIAIEDNGETAFLDFEFNGWGLKFAANYDNQITEGLKAQGFFGGARVIKTGWILEGGSIESDGAGTIMTTENCLFAPNRNARWSKADFEARFRRDLGAKRVLWVKNGRLENDDTDAHIDTLARFCDPDTIAFVGCDNPNDSHYDALKAMKEEILAFKKANGAPYRFVELPMCDPIYYEGERLPATYANFLIINGAAIAPIYGVDSDEKALAALKTAFKDREIIALNASVAARQHGSIHCLTMQLPSLRRVII
- a CDS encoding Do family serine endopeptidase, whose translation is MKQLIVLAIASCVAFAAPKVTFQDYENGAITREQPSSGALASYARILKNARQSVVNVSIQKSVRTPQIQVSPFFNDPFFRQFFDDGRFNIPRERIERSLGSGVIISADGYIVTNNHVVEDANKVIVTLANSKEEFEAKVIGSDPKSDLAVIKIEAKNLRPAIFFDSDNVEVGDVVFAIGNPFGVGETITTGVVSATNRTAVGIVEYEDFIQTDAAINPGNSGGALVNSTGALIGVNSAILTRSGANHGVGFSIPSNMVKKIAEQLIESGEVTRAWLGVSISDLSEDLHEFYGKKEGAVVISVEPKSPADKAGLKRGDLIIKVDSKAIDGANSLRNTIGALPPNKKVALEVVRDKKTITISAALTSLDKGSIAAAKSDYKGLTIAPLTDEARSRLRLSRESRGVIVDSVADNSEASKAGFASGDVIVQVESTEISDIDSFKKAIAGNAKKRFYVLRRGVIFIAVL
- a CDS encoding lysophospholipid acyltransferase family protein translates to MTKSKRRKYRYGVFGAKRLLRFLAALSLKNARRFGAFIAVIGWYFPTTHKRVTLKNLEICFPSLSAAERKKLARESLIESAKTAAEMGALCMWEHKRCLELVEKTENESLLDEAIAAKKGVILLAPHVGNWEMMRHFLASKSTFIALYEPPKIKDLEPLLVAIRDKVGMISAPANAKGVTRLFRELSKGAVTAILPDTQPAKRAGGVFAPFFGVEALTPTFLQKAAQKTGAIVVCGVALRSQNGFMLIFSEVDQNIYNPDEKIAATALNRSIEICVNLDLKQYIWEYKRFRSRPAGEKAIYAV